In Paenibacillus guangzhouensis, a single window of DNA contains:
- the resB gene encoding cytochrome c biogenesis protein ResB: MFQNTKCECGHQNHIGTVLCESCGKPLLDSEDTNEPLEMRYDGVARKSQKANPSLIDQVWNFFSSVKIAVYLIIITLLGATLGTIFPQESTFINGDPSTYYEQTYGTLGKIYYTLGLSHTYTSWWFVALLVMIGTSLVICSLDRVLPLYRALSKQQIRKHMRFLTRQKVVYQQEIAFTGTPDAWIESAVKPLRKKHYRVHTDGSALLAEKYRFSRWGPYINHIGLIIFLLAVLARGIPGWYMDQYIAFPEGEVKKIPDTNYYLKNEKFTVKYYKDTDLPKEMQGQNKLIAELYETQAVLYECVEQCDDPSKKPVLKEVTKHNIEVNEPLNYKGFMAYQTDYDPTLRLRSVKPEIRNKETGEAYGEFELNMRDSALAYDVGPYHMELKEKYLDFGLNSDGQPVTKSQEPNAPAFLFLITGPDLAKEGELYFYFPLQIDKERFDQDELNAKLSGDFAKKFEIKVNGMKNVGLSTTSFLTIRVDSAMPYIWVGAAISMIGLVMGFYWNHRRIWLRLDGKQLTLGAHTNKNWYGMRSDVANLLKQMNIEVEAKSLDNGGENR, encoded by the coding sequence GTGTTTCAAAATACGAAATGTGAGTGCGGGCATCAGAATCATATCGGCACAGTCCTCTGCGAATCTTGCGGTAAGCCGTTACTTGATTCGGAGGATACGAATGAACCGCTAGAAATGCGGTATGACGGTGTCGCACGAAAATCTCAGAAAGCCAACCCGTCACTAATCGATCAAGTCTGGAATTTCTTCTCATCGGTTAAGATCGCGGTCTATTTAATTATTATTACACTGCTTGGCGCAACGCTAGGTACAATATTCCCTCAAGAGAGTACCTTCATTAATGGTGATCCTTCGACGTATTATGAACAAACCTACGGAACACTCGGCAAAATTTATTACACACTAGGGTTATCACATACGTATACGTCATGGTGGTTCGTTGCGTTGCTGGTAATGATTGGGACGTCGCTCGTAATATGCAGTCTCGACCGGGTTCTACCGTTGTATCGCGCACTTAGCAAGCAGCAGATCCGCAAGCATATGCGATTCTTAACGAGACAGAAAGTAGTCTACCAGCAAGAGATTGCCTTTACGGGGACGCCAGATGCGTGGATCGAATCAGCCGTGAAGCCGCTTCGCAAGAAGCATTATCGCGTACATACAGATGGTTCCGCGCTGCTCGCTGAGAAATACCGGTTCAGCCGCTGGGGCCCTTATATTAATCATATCGGATTGATTATCTTCTTGCTCGCAGTTCTCGCACGGGGCATTCCAGGCTGGTATATGGATCAGTACATCGCTTTTCCCGAGGGGGAAGTGAAGAAGATTCCCGATACGAACTACTATCTGAAGAATGAGAAGTTCACGGTCAAATATTATAAGGACACGGATCTACCGAAGGAGATGCAAGGTCAGAACAAGCTGATCGCAGAATTATATGAGACACAAGCCGTGCTCTATGAATGTGTCGAGCAATGTGACGATCCTTCAAAGAAGCCTGTGTTGAAGGAAGTAACGAAACACAATATCGAGGTCAACGAACCGCTTAATTACAAAGGCTTCATGGCTTATCAGACAGACTATGATCCGACGCTCCGGCTGCGTTCAGTTAAACCGGAAATCCGCAATAAAGAAACCGGTGAGGCGTATGGCGAATTTGAGCTCAATATGCGAGATTCCGCATTAGCGTATGATGTCGGTCCTTACCATATGGAGCTGAAAGAGAAATATCTTGATTTCGGGTTGAATTCAGATGGGCAGCCCGTAACCAAGTCGCAAGAACCGAATGCGCCCGCTTTTTTATTCCTGATCACTGGCCCGGATTTGGCGAAGGAAGGCGAACTATACTTCTACTTCCCACTGCAGATCGATAAGGAGCGCTTCGATCAGGATGAACTGAACGCGAAGTTGAGCGGCGATTTTGCAAAGAAATTCGAGATTAAGGTCAATGGGATGAAAAATGTAGGGCTCAGCACGACTTCTTTCCTGACTATCCGCGTGGATAGCGCGATGCCTTATATTTGGGTCGGGGCGGCGATCTCGATGATCGGGCTGGTCATGGGCTTCTATTGGAACCATCGTCGAATATGGCTGCGCCTGGATGGGAAGCAATTGACACTCGGTGCACATACGAATAAGAACTGGTATGGGATGCGAAGCGATGTGGCGAATTTGCTGAAGCAGATGAATATTGAAGTGGAAGCGAAATCGCTAGATAACGGAGGAGAAAATCGATGA
- a CDS encoding pseudouridine synthase: MERLQKILAAAGVASRRKCEELILEGKVEVNGETVKTLGVKADPTQDVITVNGRAIQSESKVYLMMNKPKGVITSATDPKGRKVVTDYVTGIKERVYPVGRLDYDTEGLLLLTNDGEFANLLTHPKHHVPKTYLATVEGVPHGDKLEKLKEGIMLEDGMTAPAEVEYQDINVEEKQATIRITIYEGRNRQVRRMFDAISHPVVRLKRIKFGDLSLMNLKRGRTRALTPNEVNELKQLALSKKNKERRK; this comes from the coding sequence ATGGAAAGATTACAGAAAATTTTAGCAGCTGCTGGGGTTGCATCTCGCCGGAAATGCGAAGAATTAATCCTAGAGGGCAAAGTAGAAGTGAATGGCGAGACGGTGAAAACGCTTGGGGTCAAAGCGGATCCGACGCAAGATGTGATTACTGTGAATGGACGAGCTATTCAATCCGAGAGTAAAGTGTATTTAATGATGAATAAGCCGAAAGGTGTAATTACAAGCGCAACCGATCCCAAAGGACGCAAGGTCGTTACGGATTATGTAACCGGGATTAAGGAGCGGGTATACCCTGTCGGCCGTCTTGATTATGATACGGAAGGTTTGTTATTGCTGACGAACGATGGTGAATTTGCGAATTTGCTAACGCACCCGAAGCATCACGTGCCTAAGACTTATCTCGCAACGGTTGAAGGGGTTCCACATGGCGATAAACTCGAGAAGCTAAAAGAAGGAATTATGCTGGAGGACGGCATGACTGCACCGGCCGAGGTTGAATACCAGGATATCAATGTCGAGGAGAAGCAGGCGACGATTCGAATTACAATCTATGAGGGTCGGAACCGTCAGGTGCGCCGGATGTTCGATGCGATCTCTCATCCTGTTGTCAGACTGAAGCGGATCAAATTTGGCGACTTGTCGCTGATGAATTTGAAACGCGGCAGAACGCGCGCGCTAACGCCGAATGAAGTCAATGAATTGAAACAATTAGCCTTATCGAAAAAGAATAAAGAACGCCGGAAGTAA
- a CDS encoding nucleoside recognition domain-containing protein — MVNFIWLFFILVGFVVAVLQGRVEEVTKALFTGAETGVTVCFGLISILVFWLGIMRIAEDAGLLQKVARLLGPVVRFLFPDVPKNHPALGYIMSNMSANLLGLGNAATPMGIKAMQELQKLNPDKDAATPAMCTLLALNTSSITLIPTTLIAIRLKFESTNPAEIVGTTLIATMIATCAAMLIDRWYRYRYYKANKVPPLTKSPPSRSA, encoded by the coding sequence ATGGTCAATTTCATTTGGTTGTTCTTTATATTGGTTGGATTTGTTGTGGCCGTGCTGCAGGGGCGCGTAGAGGAAGTGACGAAGGCGCTCTTTACAGGCGCTGAGACCGGCGTGACGGTTTGCTTCGGCCTCATTAGCATTCTTGTCTTCTGGCTTGGCATCATGCGAATCGCAGAAGATGCAGGGCTGCTGCAGAAAGTGGCTCGTTTGCTCGGCCCAGTCGTCCGGTTTCTATTCCCGGATGTCCCGAAGAATCATCCTGCACTCGGTTATATCATGTCGAATATGAGTGCCAACCTGCTGGGACTTGGGAATGCAGCGACACCTATGGGAATCAAAGCGATGCAGGAACTTCAGAAATTAAACCCAGACAAGGATGCGGCAACACCTGCAATGTGTACCTTGCTCGCACTGAATACATCGAGTATAACCTTAATCCCTACAACGTTAATAGCGATTCGGCTCAAATTTGAATCTACGAACCCCGCCGAAATTGTCGGTACGACATTGATTGCGACCATGATTGCGACTTGTGCTGCGATGTTAATCGATCGGTGGTATAGGTATCGATATTATAAGGCAAATAAGGTCCCACCTCTTACGAAGTCGCCGCCGAGCCGGTCTGCCTAG
- the resA gene encoding thiol-disulfide oxidoreductase ResA, with the protein MKKSRRIVQIVILLGVFILGGYAIGSAVFKSDEKPGRGSEPPAFSLVGLDGQVHKLDEYKGKGLVINFWGSWCEPCVKEMPLLEKTWKDMKDKNVEIIGVNVGEDELTVKNFVGQFGVDFPILLDKDKLTTKKYAIGPMPTTYFVNSKGKITDIYVGMLDENTLEERLKQLN; encoded by the coding sequence ATGAAGAAATCGAGAAGAATCGTACAGATTGTTATTTTGCTTGGCGTTTTCATATTGGGTGGTTATGCTATCGGGTCTGCCGTATTCAAATCGGATGAAAAACCTGGACGAGGCAGTGAGCCGCCCGCTTTTTCTTTAGTGGGTCTGGATGGCCAAGTACATAAGCTGGATGAGTACAAAGGGAAAGGCCTTGTCATCAATTTCTGGGGCTCTTGGTGTGAACCCTGTGTCAAAGAAATGCCGCTGCTCGAGAAAACGTGGAAAGACATGAAAGATAAGAACGTGGAGATTATTGGCGTCAATGTTGGCGAAGATGAGCTCACGGTCAAAAATTTCGTTGGGCAATTCGGTGTAGATTTCCCAATCCTATTGGATAAGGATAAGCTCACGACGAAGAAATATGCGATCGGCCCGATGCCGACAACGTATTTCGTCAATAGCAAAGGGAAAATTACGGATATCTATGTCGGGATGCTGGATGAGAACACGCTGGAAGAGCGACTGAAACAGTTAAACTAA
- a CDS encoding response regulator transcription factor: protein MTDQLNRILVVDDEERIRRLLKMYLEKEGYIIEEAEDGETALAKSLDSDFDLILLDVMLPGIDGVEVCTRLRQSKATPVIMLTAKGEEINRVQGFEVGADDYVVKPFSPREVIYRVKAILRRSSATAFLSKEANSSNNIVFPHLLIEHDAHRVTAGGQEVGLTPKEYELLHYLAVSPDKVFSREELLKDVWNYEFFGDLRTVDTHVKRLREKLNKVSPESAAMITTVWGVGYKLEVPK, encoded by the coding sequence ATGACGGATCAATTGAATCGGATTTTGGTAGTCGATGATGAAGAGCGGATTCGCCGCTTATTGAAGATGTATCTAGAGAAGGAAGGTTATATTATTGAGGAGGCAGAAGACGGTGAGACGGCACTTGCGAAATCGCTTGACTCTGACTTTGATCTAATCTTGCTCGATGTCATGCTTCCCGGGATTGATGGGGTAGAGGTGTGCACACGTCTGCGGCAATCCAAAGCGACTCCGGTCATCATGTTAACTGCTAAAGGAGAAGAAATTAACCGTGTGCAGGGGTTTGAAGTGGGTGCGGACGATTATGTCGTCAAGCCATTCAGCCCGCGAGAGGTCATCTATCGTGTGAAGGCCATTCTTCGCCGTTCTTCTGCAACTGCATTTTTATCGAAAGAAGCGAATTCGAGCAACAATATCGTCTTCCCGCACTTGCTGATCGAGCATGATGCTCACCGCGTAACGGCAGGCGGACAAGAAGTCGGTCTGACGCCAAAAGAATATGAGCTATTACATTACTTAGCGGTATCGCCGGACAAAGTATTCTCTCGGGAAGAACTGCTTAAGGATGTATGGAATTACGAGTTCTTCGGCGACCTACGGACCGTTGATACGCATGTGAAGCGGTTGCGTGAGAAGTTAAATAAAGTTTCACCTGAATCGGCTGCAATGATAACAACAGTCTGGGGCGTTGGTTACAAGCTTGAGGTGCCGAAATAA
- a CDS encoding HAMP domain-containing sensor histidine kinase translates to MFWKSVVGKLWMTIIGLVALILMILGVFLLPYIDVYHFKNSYDVKRLFIFTGIVGFSLTTVFAFFLFYKITQPLRMLKKAADRIRKGEYNTDGLNILNIRSTDEIGELAHTFNHMAKEMQVTIQDLNHEKEHLSSILRSMTDAVITFNAEGNVVLANPRGEDILRAWNDLSWDGDLEERNANTAHIPEPLHALFQAVLETRSDLTDKVHVQQGVFSVVMAPLHSQDSVRGAVAVLRDVTEEVKLEKLRKDFVANVSHEIRTPLSMLQGYSEALMDDIAASPEERQELVQVIHDESLRMGRLVKDLLDLARMEAGHIEMQHETVQLDQLIQRVYRKFSVLAKERDIQLQLEMPPESMILGGADEDRLEQVLTNLLDNAFRHTNPGLQIVLAAGYTETSKGKMLVLKIADQGQGIPSEDVPFIFERFYKADKARTRGTNGGTGLGLAIVKNIVDAHHATIAVQSTVGQGTTFTIAFPVEI, encoded by the coding sequence ATGTTCTGGAAAAGTGTCGTAGGCAAGCTATGGATGACCATCATTGGTCTTGTTGCACTGATTCTTATGATTCTAGGTGTCTTTCTGTTACCGTATATTGATGTCTATCATTTCAAGAATTCTTATGATGTTAAGCGTCTATTTATTTTCACAGGGATCGTCGGGTTTTCACTCACGACGGTCTTTGCTTTTTTCTTGTTCTACAAAATTACGCAACCGCTGCGCATGCTCAAGAAAGCTGCGGATCGAATTCGTAAGGGCGAGTACAATACGGATGGGCTCAACATTCTCAACATTCGTTCAACGGATGAAATTGGAGAGCTTGCGCATACGTTCAACCATATGGCGAAGGAAATGCAAGTGACCATTCAAGACTTGAATCATGAGAAGGAACATCTATCAAGCATTTTACGGAGTATGACGGATGCAGTGATTACCTTCAATGCGGAAGGCAATGTTGTATTAGCAAATCCAAGAGGCGAGGACATTCTTCGAGCTTGGAACGACTTGTCCTGGGATGGAGACTTGGAGGAGCGGAATGCTAACACAGCGCATATCCCTGAGCCGTTGCATGCATTATTCCAAGCCGTACTTGAGACTCGCAGTGATCTTACGGACAAGGTTCATGTACAGCAGGGCGTGTTCTCTGTCGTTATGGCGCCGCTTCATTCACAAGACAGTGTTCGTGGAGCTGTTGCCGTGCTTCGTGATGTAACGGAAGAGGTTAAGCTTGAGAAGCTGCGCAAAGATTTCGTAGCGAATGTCTCCCATGAGATTCGTACACCGCTATCGATGCTGCAAGGCTACAGTGAAGCATTAATGGATGACATTGCCGCATCGCCAGAGGAGCGTCAAGAGCTCGTGCAAGTCATTCATGATGAGTCGCTGCGCATGGGACGTTTGGTGAAGGACCTGCTTGACCTCGCGCGTATGGAAGCAGGGCATATCGAGATGCAGCACGAGACCGTGCAATTGGATCAATTGATTCAGCGCGTCTACCGCAAGTTCTCGGTTCTGGCCAAAGAGCGAGACATTCAATTACAGTTAGAAATGCCGCCAGAGTCAATGATTCTGGGAGGGGCTGATGAGGATCGTCTAGAGCAGGTGCTTACGAACTTGCTAGACAACGCATTCCGTCATACGAATCCGGGGCTTCAGATTGTTCTCGCGGCAGGGTATACGGAGACTTCGAAGGGCAAAATGTTAGTGTTGAAGATTGCTGACCAAGGACAAGGGATTCCTTCCGAGGATGTGCCGTTTATCTTCGAGCGATTCTATAAGGCTGATAAGGCCCGTACGCGCGGAACGAACGGAGGAACAGGACTAGGTCTTGCCATTGTCAAGAATATTGTGGACGCGCATCATGCTACGATAGCGGTTCAGAGCACAGTAGGTCAAGGCACGACATTTACAATCGCTTTTCCTGTCGAAATCTAA
- the ccsA gene encoding cytochrome c biogenesis protein CcsA, translated as MNSLLDFSSDAFLAAFFLYCFAFVFYIIAISGKMWKKSDPSAHLKRWKVISFTTSTLGVLAQLAYFFTRWIGGGHIPTSNMYEFMSFLSMMIMVAFTVVYLIYRTAVLGVFAVPVAIIVMAYAAVFPQEVQPLIPALDSYWLKIHVTTAAAGEAFFAVGFAAGLMYLLRTVDFASKTKQAVRAQRWVEITLLSVLIIIGFIASVFTFRAMGYEAEFKQTIVTVDSQQQESSKIEEVKYKLPAIVAPYNSETVKFDSFLGMSKPLFEAPSWMNGANAGRKLNTVIWAVISGLILYGLLRLIARKSLGAAIHPAMDGIDPEDLDEISYRAIAIGFPLFTLGALIFAMIWAHIAWSRFWGWDPKEVWALITWLFYSAYLHLRLSRGWQGTKSSWLAVIGFLVVMFTLVGVNLVIAGLHSYAGV; from the coding sequence ATGAATTCTTTATTGGATTTTAGTAGTGATGCTTTCTTAGCGGCATTTTTCTTATATTGCTTTGCCTTCGTCTTCTACATCATCGCCATTTCGGGGAAGATGTGGAAGAAGTCAGATCCCTCAGCACATTTGAAGCGTTGGAAAGTGATATCGTTTACAACATCAACGCTCGGGGTATTGGCGCAATTGGCTTACTTCTTCACGCGCTGGATCGGCGGGGGACATATCCCGACGAGTAACATGTACGAATTCATGTCGTTCCTATCGATGATGATTATGGTCGCTTTTACGGTTGTGTATCTGATCTATCGAACTGCGGTGCTAGGCGTTTTCGCGGTGCCAGTGGCGATTATCGTGATGGCGTACGCTGCCGTGTTCCCGCAAGAGGTTCAGCCGCTTATACCGGCGCTAGATAGTTACTGGCTCAAGATTCACGTCACGACGGCTGCGGCTGGAGAAGCCTTCTTTGCTGTAGGTTTTGCTGCAGGTCTGATGTATTTGCTGCGTACGGTCGATTTTGCTTCGAAGACGAAGCAGGCGGTCAGAGCCCAGCGCTGGGTAGAAATTACTTTGTTATCTGTCCTGATTATTATTGGATTTATTGCTTCCGTGTTCACGTTCAGAGCGATGGGTTATGAAGCGGAGTTCAAACAAACGATAGTAACAGTTGACAGCCAGCAGCAGGAAAGTAGTAAAATAGAAGAGGTCAAATACAAGCTGCCTGCCATCGTTGCGCCGTATAATAGCGAGACAGTCAAATTTGACTCCTTCCTAGGCATGAGCAAACCATTATTTGAAGCTCCTTCATGGATGAATGGAGCGAACGCAGGGCGGAAGCTGAACACCGTTATTTGGGCGGTTATCTCTGGTCTGATTCTGTACGGCTTGCTGCGACTTATTGCGCGGAAGTCATTAGGCGCGGCGATCCATCCAGCGATGGATGGTATTGATCCGGAAGATTTAGATGAGATAAGCTATCGTGCAATTGCGATTGGATTCCCGCTCTTTACGTTAGGAGCACTTATCTTCGCCATGATCTGGGCGCATATCGCTTGGTCGCGCTTCTGGGGATGGGATCCGAAGGAAGTATGGGCACTGATTACATGGCTGTTCTATAGCGCGTATCTTCATTTGCGCTTATCGCGCGGCTGGCAGGGGACGAAATCGTCTTGGCTTGCCGTCATTGGTTTCTTAGTCGTCATGTTCACACTTGTCGGCGTTAATCTTGTGATTGCTGGTTTACATTCATATGCAGGAGTATAG
- the serA gene encoding phosphoglycerate dehydrogenase — protein sequence MYKVLVSDPISDMGIQQLVDAADISVEKKTGLSEDELVAIIGEYDALLVRSQTRVTARIMEAGKNLKVVGRAGVGVDNIDLEAATKQGIIVINAPDGNTITTCEHTFAMMMALSRHIPQAYMKTVQGEWDRKSFLGVELRNKTLGVLGMGRIGSEVAKRAKAFGMEILAYDPFLTEERAEKLQVTLATVDDIIRNADFMTVHTPLTPETRHMISRPQFEVMKKGMRIINCARGGVVDELALVEAIDQGIVAGAAFDVFEEEPPRADHPFLKHPKIVVTPHLGASTIEAQENVAIDVSEQVLHILRSEPYKNAVNMPQVPANVLNKLQPYFKLGEQLGVFVAQMIHGPVQEIHVKYSGDLADFDTQPITRHIIKGVLSFHLGSDVNIINSMHLAKVRDVNVVVQKSAATKGFTNLLQVTLKSSTEERLVAGTLLNGYGERIVQIDRFTVDVAPEGTLILISHTDKPGMIGSVGTTLGNNDVNIATMQVGRSEAGGNAIMALSVDRRLPKDVLGQLLQIDGILKAKEITL from the coding sequence ATGTACAAAGTATTAGTATCGGATCCGATCAGTGACATGGGTATTCAGCAATTGGTTGACGCCGCCGACATTTCGGTAGAAAAGAAGACAGGACTCAGCGAAGATGAGCTCGTCGCAATTATTGGGGAATATGATGCCCTACTCGTCCGCAGCCAGACTCGGGTTACGGCTCGCATTATGGAAGCCGGCAAAAATTTGAAAGTGGTTGGTCGCGCAGGGGTCGGCGTTGATAATATCGACCTTGAAGCAGCAACCAAGCAAGGGATTATCGTCATCAATGCACCAGACGGAAATACGATTACAACTTGTGAACACACTTTCGCGATGATGATGGCATTGTCCCGTCATATTCCACAAGCTTACATGAAGACCGTTCAAGGCGAATGGGACCGGAAGTCCTTCCTCGGTGTCGAACTTCGTAATAAGACACTAGGCGTCCTTGGTATGGGCCGTATCGGCAGTGAAGTTGCCAAGCGCGCCAAAGCATTCGGGATGGAGATCCTTGCTTATGATCCGTTCCTGACAGAAGAACGCGCAGAGAAACTACAAGTGACACTCGCAACGGTCGATGACATTATCCGTAACGCAGATTTCATGACGGTGCATACACCATTGACGCCTGAGACACGTCATATGATCTCCAGACCTCAATTCGAAGTCATGAAAAAAGGTATGCGTATCATTAACTGTGCTCGCGGTGGTGTGGTTGATGAACTAGCCCTTGTAGAAGCAATCGATCAAGGGATCGTCGCAGGAGCTGCATTCGACGTATTCGAAGAAGAGCCTCCTCGCGCAGATCACCCGTTCTTGAAGCATCCGAAAATCGTGGTAACGCCGCATTTGGGCGCATCGACAATCGAAGCACAAGAGAACGTCGCAATTGATGTATCGGAGCAAGTTCTTCACATTCTACGCAGTGAGCCGTACAAAAATGCCGTGAACATGCCTCAAGTGCCTGCGAACGTGCTGAACAAGCTGCAGCCATACTTCAAGCTGGGTGAACAACTGGGCGTATTCGTCGCTCAAATGATTCACGGTCCGGTGCAAGAGATTCACGTCAAATATTCCGGCGATTTAGCGGATTTCGATACGCAGCCAATTACACGCCATATTATTAAAGGCGTACTGTCCTTCCATCTTGGTTCGGATGTGAACATTATCAACTCCATGCATCTTGCTAAAGTTCGCGATGTGAACGTTGTCGTGCAAAAGTCAGCGGCAACAAAAGGCTTCACGAATCTCTTGCAAGTAACATTAAAATCTTCGACGGAAGAACGTCTCGTTGCAGGAACCCTGCTTAACGGTTATGGTGAACGCATTGTTCAAATTGATCGCTTCACAGTAGACGTTGCGCCAGAAGGAACGCTGATTCTGATTTCTCATACGGATAAACCAGGTATGATCGGAAGCGTAGGAACAACGCTAGGCAACAATGACGTCAACATCGCAACGATGCAAGTAGGACGTTCTGAGGCCGGCGGAAATGCCATTATGGCGCTATCGGTTGATCGCAGATTGCCAAAAGACGTGCTCGGACAATTGCTTCAAATTGACGGCATTCTGAAAGCTAAGGAAATTACATTGTAA
- a CDS encoding D-alanyl-D-alanine carboxypeptidase family protein translates to MRKAISLPKMMIFFVLFWGISGASAWATGNRTIDSGVQTNAKAAALIDVTSGRILWSSHGDEPMRIASLTKIMTAIVAIEHGRLSDKVEVSKRASGKEGSSIYLKIGEEMSLENMLYGLMLRSGNDAATAIAEHIGGSEEGFVYMMNQKAEMLGLHNSHFMNPHGLDAEGHYSSANDLAVLTAYALKNPIFRDIVKTKVKKAPNPNDKWDYSWLNKNKMLQMYEGADGVKTGYTKKALRCLVSSATRQGQQLVAVTLNDGTDWVDHKHMLDYGFEHFPLKDIYQKGQGVQNYPYQVGKSFAYPFAEGEMEQVRTKLVLTVRTSMDYTFGERGKLFVMLGTKQLGVIPLYEKDSALLRTKDRSVFANEQGKTAYVSHSSSQARGSLVDVARAVFNALFTAFD, encoded by the coding sequence ATGAGAAAGGCCATAAGTTTACCGAAGATGATGATATTCTTCGTATTATTCTGGGGAATTTCAGGTGCTTCTGCTTGGGCGACAGGAAATCGAACAATAGATTCGGGAGTCCAGACGAATGCAAAGGCAGCTGCGCTGATTGATGTTACGTCGGGGCGTATATTATGGAGCAGTCATGGCGATGAACCCATGCGTATTGCTAGCTTGACGAAAATAATGACAGCGATTGTCGCCATCGAACATGGACGATTGTCTGATAAGGTGGAAGTCAGCAAACGCGCATCAGGTAAGGAAGGCTCATCGATCTATTTGAAGATTGGTGAGGAAATGTCGCTGGAGAACATGCTGTACGGACTCATGCTGCGTTCTGGCAATGATGCAGCGACGGCTATCGCTGAGCATATTGGCGGTTCGGAAGAGGGATTCGTATACATGATGAATCAGAAGGCAGAAATGTTAGGGCTGCATAACAGCCATTTCATGAATCCTCATGGCCTGGATGCGGAAGGTCATTATTCTTCTGCGAATGATTTGGCCGTTCTTACGGCATATGCGCTTAAGAATCCCATTTTTCGCGATATTGTGAAGACGAAAGTGAAGAAAGCGCCTAATCCGAATGATAAATGGGATTATAGTTGGTTGAACAAAAATAAGATGCTGCAAATGTATGAGGGTGCGGATGGCGTAAAGACAGGCTATACCAAAAAAGCGCTTCGCTGTCTCGTCAGTTCGGCGACCCGCCAAGGTCAACAGCTTGTTGCAGTTACGTTGAATGATGGGACGGACTGGGTAGACCATAAACATATGCTAGATTACGGCTTTGAGCATTTCCCGCTCAAGGATATTTATCAGAAAGGACAAGGTGTGCAGAACTACCCCTACCAGGTGGGGAAGTCATTCGCTTATCCTTTCGCTGAAGGGGAAATGGAACAGGTCCGAACCAAGCTTGTACTCACGGTTCGTACATCGATGGATTACACATTTGGAGAACGCGGGAAGCTGTTCGTGATGCTTGGGACGAAGCAGCTAGGCGTTATTCCGTTGTATGAGAAGGACAGCGCGTTGTTAAGAACAAAGGATCGATCTGTGTTCGCCAATGAGCAAGGAAAGACAGCTTATGTTAGTCATTCATCATCTCAAGCTCGGGGAAGCTTGGTGGATGTTGCTAGAGCGGTTTTTAATGCTTTGTTCACAGCGTTCGATTGA
- a CDS encoding spore maturation protein: protein MYSLISTISTWAIPAIIVFIPLYAFFRKVPVYETFVDGAKDGFDTAIQIIPHLVGMMVAISVFRASGAMDLMVGFVRPLFDAMGIPSEVLPLGLLRPITGAGSLAFTTDLIQQFGPDSLIGRMASTIQGSTDTTIYVLTVYFGAVGIKKGRYALKVGLLSDLIGFVAAVLVCFLVFA from the coding sequence ATGTATTCGCTTATTTCAACCATTTCGACGTGGGCAATTCCTGCCATTATTGTCTTTATCCCTTTATATGCCTTTTTCCGTAAAGTGCCTGTCTATGAGACGTTCGTCGATGGAGCGAAAGATGGCTTCGATACGGCGATTCAGATTATTCCGCATTTGGTCGGGATGATGGTGGCGATCAGCGTATTTCGAGCCTCTGGTGCTATGGATCTGATGGTCGGGTTCGTTCGCCCCTTATTTGATGCTATGGGGATTCCGAGCGAGGTACTGCCGCTCGGTCTGCTTCGGCCAATCACAGGCGCGGGCTCACTAGCTTTTACGACGGATTTAATTCAGCAATTCGGGCCTGATTCCTTGATTGGACGTATGGCCTCAACCATTCAAGGGAGTACGGATACGACAATCTATGTTCTGACCGTATATTTTGGCGCTGTGGGGATCAAGAAAGGCCGTTATGCGCTTAAAGTTGGGTTGCTGTCCGATCTGATTGGCTTTGTTGCCGCTGTACTGGTCTGTTTCTTGGTGTTCGCATAG